One window of Pleurodeles waltl isolate 20211129_DDA chromosome 3_1, aPleWal1.hap1.20221129, whole genome shotgun sequence genomic DNA carries:
- the NXPH2 gene encoding neurexophilin-2: MRCPHPASFIVVQCLLQLICCDSKHVLSATEELEWKEKDSRETMVDYIIQSRIISPMRLFAKKSSVPKNGQMPYFDRIDNFWDWLSNITDAQESLVRTKRRPIVKTGKFKKMFGWGDFHSNIKTVKLNLLITGKIVDHGNGTFSVYFRHNSTGLGNVSVSLVPPSKVVEFEVSAQSTQETKDSKSFNCRIEYEKTDRAKKTALCNFDPSKVCYQEQTQSHVSWLCSKPFKVICIYIAFFSVDYKLVQKVCPDYNYHSETPYLSSG; this comes from the coding sequence ATTTGCTGTGACTCTAAGCATGTACTAAGTGCAACAGAAGAACTGGAATGGAAAGAGAAAGATAGCAGAGAGACAATGGTTGATTACATTATTCAGTCACGGATCATCAGTCCTATGCGTCTCTTTGCTAAAAAGTCATCCGTGCCAAAGAATGGACAAATGCCATATTTTGACAGAATAGACAATTTCTGGGATTGGCTTTCCAATATCACTGATGCACAGGAATCTCTAGTACGAACTAAGCGCAGACCAATAGTAAAAACAGGGAAATTTAAGAAAATGTTTGGATGGGGAGATTTTCATTCAAATATAAAAACAGTGAAACTGAACCTCCTCATAACAGGGAAAATTGTTGATCACGGAAATGGGACTTTTAGTGTTTATTTTCGCCACAACTCTACAGGACTTGGGAATGTGTCTGTCAGTTTGGTGCCTCCGTCAAAAGTGGTGGAGTTTGAAGTCTCGGCTCAGTCCACACAGGAGACCAAGGATTCCAAGTCCTTCAACTGTCGCATTGAGTATGAGAAAACAGATCGAGCAAAGAAGACAGCTTTGTGCAACTTTGATCCTTCAAAGGTTTGCTACCAAGAGCAAACACAGAGTCATGTCTCGTGGTTATGTTCAAAACCGTTTAAGGTCATCTGCATATATATTGCTTTCTTCAGTGTTGATTACAAACTTGTGCAAAAGGTTTGCCCTGATTACAATTACCACAGTGAGACACCATATTTGTCTTCGGGATGA